A single genomic interval of Mycolicibacterium holsaticum DSM 44478 = JCM 12374 harbors:
- a CDS encoding HNH endonuclease: MFDVTELAAVDLHADEAGLVERIGLLERLKSAAAAGQARAAALLEAKRQAAEAAAGVPRSRRGQGLASEVALARREAPSCGGRHVGFAKALVFEMPYTLAALECGALSEWRATVIVRESACLSVEHRRQLDEELCADLAGLEGVGDKRIEAEAKRIAYRLDPQAVVDRMARAEKDRTVTVRPAPDAMTYVTALLPVSQGVGVYAALKRSADTTFDERSRGQVMADTLVERVTGRPAEQPEPVAVNLIISDQSLLGDDEHPAVVDGYGPIPAAVARKLVLAAIADKKSVASLRRLYRHPRSGALVAMESRARRFPKALALFIGLRDQRCRTPYCDAPIRHTDHAVPHHRGGPTSRVNGSGSCERCNYVKEAPGWQVSTGEVDGVHQAEFITPTGATYHSTAPPPPGPPPIEVSEVEMHISIELANLHAA, encoded by the coding sequence ATGTTCGATGTGACCGAGTTGGCGGCGGTGGATCTGCATGCTGATGAGGCTGGGTTGGTCGAGCGGATTGGGTTGTTGGAGCGGCTGAAGTCGGCTGCGGCGGCGGGGCAGGCGCGTGCTGCGGCGTTGTTGGAGGCCAAACGTCAGGCGGCTGAGGCTGCGGCTGGGGTGCCCAGGTCGCGGCGGGGTCAGGGGTTGGCCAGTGAGGTGGCCTTGGCCCGGCGGGAGGCACCTTCGTGTGGGGGCCGGCATGTGGGTTTTGCCAAGGCGCTGGTGTTCGAGATGCCGTATACGTTGGCGGCGTTGGAGTGCGGGGCGCTTTCGGAGTGGCGCGCAACGGTGATCGTGCGTGAATCGGCGTGTTTGAGCGTTGAGCATCGCCGGCAGTTGGACGAAGAGCTGTGTGCGGATCTGGCCGGCCTGGAGGGCGTGGGGGATAAGCGCATCGAGGCCGAGGCGAAAAGGATTGCGTATCGGCTGGATCCGCAGGCGGTGGTCGATCGGATGGCCAGGGCCGAAAAAGACCGCACCGTCACCGTGCGCCCGGCCCCGGATGCGATGACCTATGTGACGGCGTTGTTGCCGGTGAGTCAGGGGGTGGGGGTGTATGCGGCGCTCAAACGCAGCGCCGATACGACCTTTGATGAGCGTTCGCGGGGTCAGGTGATGGCCGACACCCTGGTCGAGCGGGTCACTGGCCGGCCTGCCGAGCAGCCTGAGCCGGTCGCGGTCAACTTGATCATCAGTGATCAGAGCCTGCTGGGCGATGATGAGCATCCGGCGGTGGTGGACGGTTATGGGCCGATCCCGGCGGCCGTCGCACGCAAGCTGGTGTTGGCTGCGATCGCCGACAAGAAATCGGTGGCGTCGTTGCGGCGGTTGTATCGGCACCCCAGGTCGGGGGCGTTGGTGGCGATGGAGTCACGCGCGCGGCGGTTTCCCAAGGCGTTGGCGCTGTTCATCGGGTTGCGTGATCAGCGTTGCCGCACCCCCTACTGTGATGCCCCGATTCGCCACACCGATCACGCGGTGCCTCATCACCGTGGTGGACCCACAAGCAGGGTCAACGGGTCGGGATCGTGTGAGCGGTGCAACTACGTCAAGGAAGCCCCGGGCTGGCAGGTCAGCACCGGTGAGGTCGACGGCGTGCATCAGGCTGAATTCATCACCCCGACCGGGGC